In Magnolia sinica isolate HGM2019 chromosome 12, MsV1, whole genome shotgun sequence, a single genomic region encodes these proteins:
- the LOC131220551 gene encoding protein NDR1-like: protein MLECRSFYLWLAQVLFLIGLIALLLWVSLRPKHPTYTIIDLSVPALNGRNTTLPVDNGSMNTTVDFFLEIANPNKESGIYYNDINVTIYFEDENVGATTISSFYQGYDKSIQRQESVYTNRRFSKAVYRAVSDRTMDLKVGVATKVRYKTWGLKSKHHGMDLQGTVKIGSDGKIYGKKKIKLHHTPKKWRLHFTGRD, encoded by the coding sequence ATGTTGGAATGCCGGAGCTTCTACCTATGGTTGGCTCAAGTCCTATTTCTAATAGGCCTAATAGCCCTTCTATTATGGGTCAGCCTACGTCCCAAGCACCCCACTTACACCATCATCGATCTCTCCGTCCCGGCATTGAATGGCCGGAATACCACCTTACCTGTCGACAATGGTAGCATGAATACCACCGTCGATTTCTTTCTGGAAATCGCTAATCCAAACAAAGAAAGCGGTATTTACTACAACGACATAAACGTCACAATATATTTTGAAGATGAGAATGTGGGTGCAACAACGATAAGTTCTTTCTATCAAGGCTACGATAAGAGCATCCAACGACAAGAGAGTGTTTATACCAATAGGCGGTTTTCGAAAGCAGTTTACAGGGCGGTTTCTGATAGGACAATGGATTTGAAGGTAGGTGTGGCGACAAAGGTTCGGTACAAGACATGGGGTTTGAAGAGTAAGCATCATGGGATGGACTTGCAAGGAACGGTGAAGATTGGATCAGACGGTAAGATTTACGGGAAGAAGAAGATAAAGCTTCATCACACTCCGAAGAAATGGAGATTGCATTTTACAGGTAGGGATTGA